Proteins from a single region of Leuconostoc gasicomitatum LMG 18811:
- the menC gene encoding o-succinylbenzoate synthase produces the protein MYRIEALEMIPISLRLKQTFKTAHSTTKNRPLTLVKLTVSHSATGKKTIGLGEIQSFADFSYTLENQSVSRDIVSTMINPMIQNLTFESPQQFAEKLERLTPFGSFAKAGVEMAAWDAVGKLTNRSLAQMIGGTKQCVPVGIVLDVNADVSDIKRAIDKGYQRIKIKIDAQLLDKQKLIERLNQFPNQQFSLDANSSFSRQTADFFNQLPENVTFIEQPFSEKDFVDHAFFQKKTPHFLSLDESINSLDDIHTMIALHAAKAVTIKQAKIGGITAAFKAIQLASHAGIKPWIGGMLSSNLGRAVDLAMASLQNITFAGDISESSRYFEHDMTVETFEIAQGLMTVPTRSGLGVTLDDSFDVL, from the coding sequence ATGTATCGTATTGAAGCATTGGAAATGATACCCATTTCTTTAAGATTAAAGCAAACTTTTAAAACAGCGCATAGTACCACTAAAAACCGCCCATTGACACTAGTTAAACTGACAGTTAGTCACAGTGCTACCGGTAAAAAGACAATTGGGTTAGGTGAAATACAATCTTTTGCTGACTTTAGTTATACGCTTGAAAATCAATCAGTTAGCCGAGATATTGTGAGCACTATGATTAATCCAATGATTCAAAACTTAACCTTTGAATCACCACAACAATTTGCTGAAAAGCTGGAACGTTTGACGCCGTTTGGTTCTTTTGCAAAGGCTGGTGTTGAAATGGCGGCTTGGGATGCCGTAGGTAAACTAACAAATCGATCTTTGGCACAAATGATTGGCGGGACAAAGCAATGTGTGCCGGTAGGGATTGTACTTGATGTAAATGCTGATGTAAGTGATATTAAACGAGCTATTGATAAGGGATATCAACGCATTAAAATAAAGATTGATGCGCAACTGTTAGATAAACAAAAATTAATTGAGCGATTAAATCAATTTCCTAATCAGCAATTTTCATTGGACGCTAATAGTAGCTTTAGTAGACAAACAGCAGATTTTTTTAATCAACTACCTGAAAATGTTACTTTTATTGAACAACCATTTTCTGAAAAAGATTTTGTTGATCATGCTTTTTTTCAAAAAAAGACACCACATTTTTTAAGTTTAGATGAAAGTATTAATAGCTTAGATGATATCCATACAATGATTGCGTTGCATGCTGCCAAAGCGGTTACCATTAAACAAGCCAAAATAGGTGGCATTACTGCGGCATTTAAAGCAATTCAACTTGCTAGTCATGCTGGCATTAAACCATGGATAGGTGGCATGTTGAGTAGTAATTTAGGCCGAGCTGTTGATCTCGCAATGGCTAGTCTACAAAACATTACTTTTGCGGGAGACATATCTGAAAGTAGTCGTTATTTTGAGCATGATATGACAGTTGAAACATTTGAAATAGCACAAGGATTAATGACTGTGCCAACCAGGAGTGGTCTTGGCGTGACTTTAGATGACTCTTTTGACGTGTTATAA
- the menH gene encoding 2-succinyl-6-hydroxy-2,4-cyclohexadiene-1-carboxylate synthase: MNRKIVTVAGYSYHVFHQINDETVTKWVLLHGFMGTHHDFDAIINELPGEVMTFDLLGFGEKANIVDDPKRFEMAAQIADIQLILKTYNWSNINLLGYSMGGRLALGFAFSHNELINQLFLESASAGLNSALNRKKRRAADNERIKQILTDFHEFVLNWEKLPLFATQKDLVATQRQAIRAQRLAQQPQNVANSLKHMGTGVQVNFWPKLTQLKTPTILLVGELDQKFNQIADDMVRLLPSGQKHVIENAGHNMHVEQPKQVIEVLKNVSY, encoded by the coding sequence ATGAATAGAAAAATTGTTACTGTAGCAGGTTATTCATATCATGTTTTCCATCAAATAAATGATGAGACGGTAACAAAGTGGGTATTACTTCATGGGTTTATGGGAACACATCATGATTTTGATGCGATAATTAATGAGTTACCAGGAGAGGTAATGACTTTTGATTTGCTAGGGTTTGGTGAAAAAGCAAATATAGTTGATGATCCAAAACGTTTTGAAATGGCAGCACAAATTGCTGATATTCAATTGATTTTAAAAACTTATAACTGGTCCAATATTAATTTGTTAGGCTACTCAATGGGCGGTAGATTAGCACTTGGATTCGCATTTTCGCACAATGAATTGATTAATCAATTATTTCTTGAAAGTGCATCAGCTGGTCTTAATTCAGCTTTAAATCGAAAAAAACGGCGTGCAGCAGATAATGAAAGAATAAAACAAATACTGACAGATTTTCATGAATTTGTTTTAAACTGGGAAAAATTGCCATTGTTTGCAACACAAAAAGACTTGGTAGCAACACAACGTCAGGCCATTAGGGCACAACGCTTAGCGCAACAACCGCAAAACGTTGCTAATTCTTTAAAGCATATGGGAACAGGGGTACAGGTTAATTTTTGGCCCAAACTAACACAATTAAAAACACCAACTATATTACTTGTTGGTGAGTTAGATCAAAAATTTAATCAAATCGCAGATGACATGGTCAGACTTTTACCTAGTGGTCAAAAGCATGTGATTGAAAATGCCGGCCATAATATGCATGTGGAGCAACCAAAACAAGTCATTGAGGTATTAAAAAATGTATCGTATTGA